Proteins encoded in a region of the Ancylobacter sp. SL191 genome:
- the aroQ gene encoding type II 3-dehydroquinate dehydratase codes for MTDTVHVLNGPNLNLLGTREPEVYGRATLADVEAACRAACDRHGLGLVFRQTNHEGELVTWLQEARGSLGVVLNAAAYTHTSVALGDAIKAVGLNVVEVHLSNVFAREAFRHHSYISPVARGVICGLGIEGYRLAIDALAAARVN; via the coding sequence ATGACGGACACCGTCCACGTCCTGAACGGACCGAACCTGAACCTGCTCGGCACGCGCGAGCCGGAGGTGTATGGCCGTGCGACGCTGGCGGATGTCGAAGCCGCCTGCCGCGCCGCCTGCGATCGACACGGGCTCGGCCTCGTGTTCCGCCAGACCAACCATGAGGGCGAGTTGGTCACCTGGCTGCAGGAAGCGCGCGGGAGTCTGGGCGTCGTGCTCAACGCCGCCGCCTATACCCACACTTCCGTCGCCCTTGGCGACGCCATCAAGGCCGTCGGCCTCAATGTCGTCGAAGTCCACTTGTCCAACGTCTTCGCGCGCGAAGCCTTCCGCCATCATTCCTATATCTCGCCGGTCGCCCGTGGGGTGATCTGCGGCCTGGGGATCGAGGGCTACCGGCTCGCCATAGACGCGCTGGCCGCAGCCCGCGTGAACTGA
- the accB gene encoding acetyl-CoA carboxylase biotin carboxyl carrier protein, which translates to MKTNKPNIDPALVREIANLLSESDLTEIEVQQEDLRIRVVRAAPTVYAAPAPVTVAAAPVAAAPAAAAPVAAASDDPAKHPGVVPSPMVGTAYLGPEPGARYFIDVGSVVKEGQTLLIVEAMKTMNAIPAPRAGTVTRILVENAQPVEYGEPLLIIE; encoded by the coding sequence ATGAAAACCAACAAGCCGAACATCGACCCCGCGCTGGTGCGCGAGATCGCCAACCTCCTCTCCGAGAGCGACCTCACGGAGATCGAAGTCCAGCAGGAGGATCTGCGTATCCGCGTCGTGCGCGCCGCGCCGACCGTTTATGCCGCTCCCGCGCCGGTCACCGTGGCTGCCGCGCCTGTTGCCGCGGCTCCCGCTGCCGCTGCGCCGGTCGCCGCCGCGAGCGACGATCCCGCCAAGCATCCCGGCGTCGTGCCCTCGCCGATGGTGGGCACCGCCTATCTCGGCCCGGAGCCGGGCGCCCGGTACTTCATCGATGTCGGCTCGGTCGTGAAGGAAGGCCAGACGCTCCTCATCGTCGAGGCGATGAAGACCATGAACGCGATTCCCGCGCCCCGCGCCGGCACCGTGACCCGAATCCTCGTGGAGAATGCGCAGCCGGTCGAATATGGCGAGCCACTCCTGATCATCGAGTGA